CATGTTCGGTATGTTGCTTGGCATGTTCGGTTATTTTTCCTTTGGCGCGCCCCAAGGGCTTGTTGCTCAGATTTGATTTCAACTCGCGGTTGGGATATTCATCCGGGTTCAGGTCGGGACTGTAGCTCGGCAAGAAAAATAACTTAACCTGAATATTGCGTAAATTTTCAA
This DNA window, taken from Victivallis sp. Marseille-Q1083, encodes the following:
- a CDS encoding transposase; this encodes MCLFVFENLRNIQVKLFFLPSYSPDLNPDEYPNRELKSNLSNKPLGRAKGKITEHAKQHTEHAKQHMEMIAEQPERIKKLFHSKTVLYAS